The Candidatus Eisenbacteria bacterium genome includes a window with the following:
- a CDS encoding exodeoxyribonuclease VII small subunit — MAKDASATPRFEDSLAELEAVVRRLEQGELPLEDSLAAFERGMGLVRELSKRLEDIEKRVEVLLEREDGTRTLRPLDDEE; from the coding sequence ATGGCCAAGGACGCATCCGCCACGCCGCGGTTCGAGGACTCCCTCGCGGAGCTGGAGGCCGTCGTGCGGCGCCTCGAGCAGGGGGAGCTGCCGCTCGAGGACTCGCTGGCGGCGTTCGAGCGCGGCATGGGGCTGGTGAGGGAGCTCTCGAAGCGACTCGAGGACATCGAGAAGCGCGTCGAGGTCCTGCTCGAGCGCGAGGACGGCACGCGCACGTTGCGGCCCCTCGACGACGAGGAGTGA
- the xseA gene encoding exodeoxyribonuclease VII large subunit, giving the protein MGVGLRRQPRVLSVSELSARIAGALDAEIGKVWVAGELSNCRRADSGHLYFSLKDETAQLDAAMFRRELMQLVFEPTNGTEVVVYGRVGVWRGRLQIYADHMEPLGLGALRLAFEQLKARLAAEGLFDQERKRSLPPTPGTIGLVTALAGAAVHDMLRVLGDRWPAARVVIRPVRVQGPGAAEEIARGIAALHALPDVEVLVVGRGGGSLEDLWAFNEEVVARAIAASRVPVVSAVGHEVDFTIADFVADVRAPTPTAAASLVVPDRRELARRVAQCRDRLRGGLERRLHLAGTRLDGLGRRLGDPRRRVADATLRVDDLATRARQALVRRVAWDRRELRRLVAALGKHEPRAVLAAARARVGHDRERLQRTVERQVGAARGAFEREQARLAAFSPLACLERGYAIVQREDAQGTVVRDATTLAQGEPVRLVLARGRARAHIDSTES; this is encoded by the coding sequence GTGGGCGTCGGGCTCCGACGCCAGCCGCGCGTTCTCAGCGTCTCGGAGCTCTCTGCGCGCATCGCCGGCGCGCTCGATGCCGAGATCGGCAAGGTCTGGGTCGCGGGCGAGCTGTCGAACTGCCGGCGCGCGGATTCAGGGCACCTCTACTTCAGCCTGAAGGACGAGACCGCCCAGCTCGACGCCGCCATGTTCCGGCGCGAGCTCATGCAGCTCGTCTTCGAGCCCACCAACGGCACCGAGGTGGTCGTGTACGGCCGGGTCGGCGTCTGGCGTGGTCGGTTGCAGATCTACGCGGACCACATGGAGCCGCTCGGCCTGGGGGCGCTGCGCCTCGCGTTCGAGCAGCTGAAGGCGAGGCTCGCGGCCGAGGGCCTGTTCGACCAGGAGCGCAAGCGGTCTTTGCCGCCGACGCCGGGCACGATCGGGCTCGTGACCGCGCTCGCGGGCGCCGCCGTGCACGACATGCTGCGCGTCCTCGGCGATCGCTGGCCGGCGGCGCGCGTCGTCATCCGGCCCGTGCGGGTGCAGGGCCCCGGCGCGGCCGAGGAGATCGCCCGCGGCATCGCCGCCCTCCACGCTCTCCCGGACGTCGAGGTGCTGGTGGTGGGGCGGGGCGGTGGCTCGCTCGAGGACCTGTGGGCGTTCAACGAGGAGGTCGTGGCGCGCGCGATTGCGGCGTCGCGCGTGCCCGTCGTCTCCGCCGTCGGGCACGAGGTCGACTTCACGATCGCCGACTTCGTCGCCGACGTGCGCGCACCGACGCCGACCGCCGCCGCGTCGCTGGTCGTGCCCGACCGCCGCGAGCTCGCGCGCCGCGTCGCGCAATGTCGCGACCGGCTGCGCGGCGGTCTCGAGCGGCGCCTGCACCTCGCGGGCACGCGGCTCGACGGCCTCGGCCGTCGGCTCGGCGATCCGCGGCGGCGGGTGGCCGACGCGACGCTGCGCGTGGACGACCTCGCCACCCGGGCGCGCCAGGCGCTCGTGCGCCGCGTCGCCTGGGATCGCCGCGAGCTCCGTCGCCTCGTCGCCGCGCTCGGCAAGCACGAGCCACGCGCCGTGCTGGCGGCGGCCCGGGCGCGCGTCGGGCACGATCGGGAGCGCCTGCAGCGCACGGTCGAGCGGCAGGTAGGGGCGGCGCGCGGCGCGTTCGAGCGCGAGCAGGCGCGCCTGGCGGCGTTCTCGCCGCTCGCCTGCCTCGAGCGCGGCTACGCCATCGTGCAGCGCGAGGACGCGCAGGGGACGGTCGTCCGGGATGCCACGACCCTCGCCCAGGGCGAGCCCGTCCGCCTGGTGCTTGCACGGGGCCGCGCGCGGGCGCACATCGACTCGACGGAGAGCTGA
- a CDS encoding S41 family peptidase encodes MRKRRTGVGVAIVLAFLAGVAASEFLEVRKVGAASKESYEGLETFTNILAIIQKNYVDEVPTKQLIEGAINGMLTSLDPHSAYLTPELYKELQVETKGSFGGLGIEITNKSGMLTVVAPIEDTPAYRAGIKSGDVILKIDGEFTKDMSLVEAVKHMRGPKDTKVRLTIKRDNPTQVFDVTLTREVIKIQSVKYKMLEKGYAYLRLTQFQERTDDDLEHAVRQLDKESGGLQGVVLDLRNNPGGLLTQAVKVSDMFLDAGLIVYTDGRLENQKQKYFAHKPSTWSDFPMVVLVNGGSASASEIVAGALQDHKRALVLGTTTFGKGSVQTILPMDESSALRLTTARYYTPNGRSIQATGIVPDITMDQGTKVAKGDNNSSSVTSLREANLPRHLEHPQGVKVPADGEEAEPDASDAPAPGVKEGELGSDPQLDRALELLKSWQVFKTFVAKRED; translated from the coding sequence ATGCGCAAGCGACGAACCGGTGTGGGAGTGGCGATCGTCCTGGCGTTCCTCGCCGGTGTCGCCGCGTCGGAATTCCTGGAAGTCCGCAAGGTCGGAGCCGCCTCGAAGGAGTCGTACGAAGGCCTCGAGACGTTCACGAACATCCTCGCGATCATCCAGAAGAACTACGTCGACGAAGTGCCGACCAAGCAGCTGATCGAGGGGGCCATCAACGGCATGCTCACCTCGCTCGATCCGCACAGCGCGTATCTCACGCCCGAGCTCTACAAGGAGCTACAGGTCGAGACGAAGGGCAGCTTCGGCGGGCTCGGCATCGAGATCACGAACAAGAGCGGCATGCTCACGGTCGTGGCGCCGATCGAGGACACGCCCGCCTACCGCGCCGGGATCAAGTCGGGCGACGTCATCCTCAAGATCGACGGCGAGTTCACGAAGGACATGTCGCTGGTCGAGGCCGTGAAGCACATGCGCGGCCCCAAGGACACGAAGGTCCGCCTGACGATCAAGCGCGACAACCCGACGCAGGTCTTCGACGTCACGCTCACGCGCGAGGTCATCAAGATCCAGAGCGTCAAGTACAAGATGCTCGAGAAGGGCTACGCGTACCTCCGCCTGACGCAGTTCCAGGAGCGGACCGACGACGACCTCGAGCACGCCGTCCGCCAGCTCGACAAGGAGTCGGGCGGGTTGCAGGGCGTGGTGCTCGATCTGCGCAACAACCCCGGCGGGCTCCTCACGCAGGCCGTGAAGGTGAGCGACATGTTCCTCGACGCGGGGCTCATCGTCTACACCGACGGCCGCCTCGAGAACCAGAAGCAGAAGTACTTCGCACACAAGCCGAGCACGTGGTCGGACTTCCCGATGGTCGTGCTGGTGAACGGCGGCAGCGCGAGCGCCTCCGAGATCGTCGCAGGCGCCCTGCAGGACCACAAGCGCGCGCTCGTGCTCGGCACGACGACGTTCGGCAAGGGATCGGTGCAGACCATCCTGCCGATGGACGAGAGCTCCGCCCTGCGTCTGACGACGGCGCGCTACTACACGCCGAACGGCCGCTCCATCCAGGCGACCGGCATTGTCCCCGACATCACCATGGACCAGGGCACGAAGGTCGCGAAGGGCGACAACAACTCGTCGTCGGTGACGTCGCTGCGCGAGGCGAACCTGCCGCGTCATCTGGAGCACCCGCAGGGCGTGAAGGTCCCGGCCGACGGCGAGGAGGCCGAGCCGGACGCGTCCGACGCACCGGCGCCCGGCGTGAAGGAAGGCGAGCTCGGGTCCGATCCGCAGCTCGATCGCGCGCTCGAGCTCTTGAAGAGCTGGCAGGTCTTCAAGACCTTCGTCGCGAAGCGCGAAGACTAG
- a CDS encoding TlpA disulfide reductase family protein — protein MRIAAVTAAIGVGILVLALWGRGRSLAMAPDFALPDLAGQAIRLSAYRGQVVLVNLWATWCPPCREEMPSMERLYQRLKDRGFVLLAVSQDEGDVEGVKKFAKEMKITFPVLVDPQGDVGRNYGVWGYPESFLLDRSGRIVERVIGPRTWDTPKQVAAIEALLATDTGVSGTPGH, from the coding sequence GTGAGGATCGCCGCCGTCACGGCGGCGATCGGCGTCGGGATCCTCGTCCTGGCGCTCTGGGGTCGGGGGCGATCGCTGGCGATGGCGCCCGACTTTGCACTGCCCGATCTCGCCGGGCAAGCCATTCGCCTCTCGGCATACCGCGGGCAGGTGGTGCTCGTGAACCTGTGGGCGACCTGGTGTCCGCCCTGCCGCGAGGAGATGCCGTCGATGGAGCGTCTCTACCAGCGCTTGAAGGACCGCGGCTTCGTCCTGCTGGCCGTCAGCCAGGACGAGGGCGACGTCGAGGGTGTCAAGAAGTTTGCCAAGGAGATGAAGATCACGTTTCCCGTCCTCGTCGATCCGCAAGGCGATGTGGGTCGGAACTACGGCGTCTGGGGCTACCCGGAGAGCTTCCTCCTCGACCGATCGGGACGGATCGTCGAGCGGGTCATCGGGCCGAGGACCTGGGACACCCCGAAGCAGGTGGCGGCCATCGAGGCCCTCCTGGCGACCGACACCGGCGTCTCCGGAACGCCCGGGCATTAG
- a CDS encoding prolipoprotein diacylglyceryl transferase: MIPDNLHIGPIPIHVFGICLALAFLAAGKVASLEFERRGWDPDAASRALVYAAVGGIIGSRLWVIFESFGDFLAHPLEYLLTGKGFVFYGGLAGGAAAVTFLFRRTGIRWLAGADAVAPAIVMGQAIGRIGCQLSGDGDWGIETKLPWGMAYPYAVVGWPYPPGVRVHPTPVYETILYLVIFAILWRMRRRSPPEGTIFGWYLILSATARFFVEFLRIEPVIAFGLTSAQLTALVLVPIGVALVRRQRTWQTAAA; encoded by the coding sequence TTGATCCCCGACAACCTTCACATCGGTCCGATCCCGATCCACGTCTTCGGCATCTGCCTCGCGCTGGCGTTCCTCGCCGCGGGCAAGGTCGCGTCGCTCGAGTTCGAGCGCCGCGGCTGGGATCCGGACGCCGCCTCGCGCGCGCTCGTGTATGCGGCGGTCGGCGGCATCATCGGGTCGCGCCTGTGGGTGATCTTCGAGAGCTTCGGCGACTTCCTCGCCCATCCACTCGAGTACCTGCTCACGGGCAAGGGATTCGTCTTCTACGGCGGGCTCGCCGGCGGCGCGGCGGCGGTCACGTTCCTCTTTCGCCGGACCGGCATCCGCTGGCTCGCGGGCGCCGACGCGGTCGCGCCCGCGATCGTGATGGGGCAGGCGATCGGCCGCATCGGCTGTCAGCTCTCGGGCGACGGCGACTGGGGCATCGAGACGAAGCTCCCGTGGGGCATGGCGTATCCCTACGCGGTCGTCGGCTGGCCCTATCCGCCCGGCGTCCGCGTCCACCCGACGCCCGTCTACGAGACGATTCTCTACCTCGTCATCTTCGCGATCCTGTGGCGGATGCGAAGGCGATCGCCCCCCGAGGGGACGATCTTCGGCTGGTATCTGATCCTGTCGGCGACCGCCCGGTTCTTCGTCGAGTTCCTGCGCATCGAGCCGGTGATCGCCTTCGGGCTCACCTCGGCGCAGCTGACGGCGCTGGTCCTCGTGCCGATCGGCGTCGCCCTCGTGCGGCGACAGCGCACATGGCAAACCGCCGCGGCGTGA
- the dtd gene encoding D-aminoacyl-tRNA deacylase gives MRAVVQRVREARVLVDGDVVGEIDRGLCVLLGVSAADSEAEADRLCQKIVGLRIFEDERGQMNKAVDEVGGALLVVSQFTLHADCRKGRRPSFQSAAPAERAKSLYEHFVTQARRGAVPVQTGRFQAHMALALVNDGPVTIVLDTAEWN, from the coding sequence GTGCGAGCGGTGGTGCAGCGCGTGCGCGAGGCACGCGTGCTGGTCGACGGCGACGTCGTCGGCGAGATCGACCGCGGCCTGTGCGTGCTGCTGGGCGTGTCGGCGGCCGACTCCGAGGCCGAGGCCGATCGCCTGTGCCAGAAGATCGTCGGGCTGCGCATCTTCGAGGACGAGCGCGGCCAGATGAACAAAGCCGTGGACGAGGTCGGCGGCGCGCTGCTCGTGGTCTCGCAGTTCACGCTGCACGCCGACTGCCGCAAGGGCCGGCGGCCTTCGTTCCAGAGCGCCGCCCCGGCCGAGCGGGCGAAGAGCCTCTACGAGCACTTCGTCACGCAGGCCCGGCGCGGCGCGGTCCCGGTCCAGACCGGACGGTTCCAGGCCCACATGGCCCTCGCGCTGGTGAACGACGGGCCGGTCACGATCGTGCTCGACACCGCCGAATGGAACTGA
- a CDS encoding tRNA (cytidine(34)-2'-O)-methyltransferase, with the protein MHVVLVAPEIPQNTGSIGRLCVATGTRLHLVEPLGFIVDDKHVRRAGLDYWEYVQLTRHASWEAFLAGRPRGRLLLFAARPPGPSYTTVRYAPDDILVFGCESRGLPPEIRDAYPDATYTIPIHGPHVRSLNLANAVAIVLYEALRQQGAV; encoded by the coding sequence GTGCATGTCGTCCTGGTCGCCCCGGAGATCCCGCAGAACACCGGCTCGATCGGACGGCTGTGCGTGGCGACGGGCACCCGGCTCCACCTGGTCGAGCCGCTCGGGTTCATCGTCGACGACAAGCACGTCCGCCGCGCCGGCCTCGACTACTGGGAGTACGTGCAGCTCACGCGGCACGCGAGCTGGGAAGCCTTCCTCGCCGGGCGACCGCGCGGGCGGCTCCTCCTGTTCGCGGCGCGCCCCCCGGGACCGTCGTACACGACGGTCCGCTACGCACCCGACGACATCCTCGTCTTCGGCTGCGAGAGCCGCGGGCTGCCGCCCGAAATCCGCGACGCGTACCCCGACGCCACCTACACCATTCCCATCCACGGCCCGCACGTGCGAAGCCTGAACCTCGCCAACGCGGTCGCCATCGTGCTCTACGAGGCGCTCCGCCAGCAGGGAGCCGTCTGA